CCGGGGAAAGTAATTCTTCAAATGTTTAGGATTTGGTTATTGGCTTCTGTGCCTCTTTCTTTTACAGTGGATATTTTTCGGAGGGGAAATTAGTTTTTACTGTAACTTGCGCATTTTTGGTACATTAGAGAAAATTAACTCACGTAGTCTAGCTCATACCTTTTATCGTCAGCCTGAAGACGCTTccctaaaacatttattttatttgctgctaCCGAGTGAAGTACGGAATTTAGACTGGAACTTTCTTGCCATCTCTGCAGAATCCTAGGTGGTTTCTAACGTTTTGGACTCAAATCCTTTGATGGAGCTCGGATCCTGCTCCTTTTACGCCTCTTTATACAAGGGACAGGACATTATTGATACGTGGATGTGTTGTGTATAAGATGCTACGGGGGGAATGAATTACAATGTGAATTTTGGCTTATGCAAACTGTTCCTGACTACAATTACCAACAATCAATCTCACGGTCAGCCGTGACAGTGTGGAGGGTGtaggcatgaaggggttaatagcaccaggcctctggactTACTAACTTTACCCTTTAAGGCATAAAGTAGATCTAACTAACCCCCAATCCTCAGTCTAATCACCAAAACGAAACCATCTGACCCTCACGAGAAGGTGAAACGAGCAGCGattatttaaataagcttgACAGGTAGACTCAGCTGACCCgtagtttaaaagaaaaagtgtcagCTTATTTGATCCgtctgtaaatatttaattatagccTATAGTGTATCGAAATGTGTGCGTCAGACTGTATATagtaaagtttatttaaatatataatttctgtcTATCTGAGAAATGCATTCAGCAAAGGATGGATGAGAGTCTCTGGGTTTGATTATTCATGTCTGCTGTTAAAACTCACCTAAATCAGACTATTTCTGTCCAACTTTAAGGAAACAGGACTGgctgataaataaaataaaagcctcCGGAAGAGACCTGGCGAGCGACAGGACCTGTTCTTAATAGAATTTTACTGTGCAATACCTAGATTTCTGTAAAAGGGATATACATTTAATGAAGTATTTTACGCAGAGCGTCTCGCTGTAAGAATTTGAGTCCAATAAAggtttattagtattttttcacatttcaataaactttattatgaaaaataattgtattttaggtCCGTCCCGGTGTTTGGCTCGTCTGCGTTACAAAACAGAACATTCAATCAGATTTTCTTGCAGAAACATTAACGCGTTCTCTGTCCTGTGCAATGAATGAGAACCGTAGATGTTGAGATAAATGCAACCGTAAACTCACGATCAACGTTTTTCCTCCCCGCCCCCGATAACCCCTGGTCTCTTAAACTCCAGAGAGTCACGTCTGGGTGAAAAACGCATGGATCCTGCTGGCGGTGCTTCTCCCCACTATCGCCTCCAGCTGGGAGACGGACGCGGCGCTGAGACGTTGGAGGCTGGGGAAACGCTGAAGAAGCTGCAGAGCTTTCACTTTCCCGACACCTGTTAACGCAGAGAGAGGCTTTAAACATGCGCAGGATCAGCTAACGGAGGCCAAGGGCCGGATAATGTTtgaggttattttttattttacccgGAATGGTCTGCACGGTCTGCAGGATATTCGCCTCGCTCGCTTGGAACTGCCTTCCACCGCAGAAAGGATTGCTGCTCCGTTCATTGCTTCTCTCATGAACCTACGAAGAAGCCGAAAGAGACGCCGTTCCCGGTTCCACCACCAGAGGGAGACAGAGAGCATGGGGGGGTAAAGATTAGTAATAGTTCCCTAAATACCCCAGCCtggtaaattaacccttatctGCCGGAATGCCTCCTCTTCATTCGGCACAGAGCCCCTCTAGTATCATGTTGTGGGGGGCAGCTTTACTTACTAAATGTGCGATGAGCTGCGCGGCTTCGCTCTGGTCCGTCACGGGGAGTATCGTCATACCCAGTTCCAGCGCCACAAAGTTTTGTATGGGGGGGTAATACTGATCGCTGAGTCGGGTTTTCTCTATGATAATTATGCCTTTCAGGTTACAGGCCtttaggggaggaaaaagagaagaaaaaaaaaagcaggtgaGTCTGGAATGCAGAAGTCGTTTATTTCAAACAGAGGTGCGCAGAGACCCGAGAAAAGTCGCGCAGGTAACGCACTTTTGTAGCGTCGTCGGAGAGAGGTCGTGTAATCGCAGGCGGTtcggaaagggttaaaacgctAGGTTTTCTATAGCCGCGTTTAACGTACTTCTCTAAAGCGCACGATTCTCCTTTTGAAGGTGCTGCCGGCGATGATGTCGGCTTCCGATACGTACAGCGCGCAGGTTCTGCTGGAGAGATGGAAATCCACCAGTCCCAAACCGTCTTCAAACACCAGGGTTATTTTACCTACGGAAAGAAAAACAGAGCGATATGATCTATACATGTTACTGGAAACTCAGGGAAACGGAGTGCGCGTGCGGAAAAAATACTCATTACCACCCTCACTGGGAGGCCAGTCGCTACTACTCCTTTGGGAGCAAACCGATGCAGTAAATGAAAGTCTTTACCCTGTAAGTGGTGAGAAAGCTCGGTTCCTCTCCATTTCTCGCTTGCGATGATGTGCCCGTAGGGGACGACCGAAGCTCCAACCCTGACGGGGGTCCCCTGGGTGGCGGACATTCAGCTTTTCGGGTTCTGGGGAGTTGAGCACCCAAGGATTATCTGGGATTATTTGGGTTTATATAAGCGCATGCGCAGCGCGCAATATCATTAGACGCTGAAGGGTCAGCAAACCCGTCACCGACTCAG
The nucleotide sequence above comes from Spea bombifrons isolate aSpeBom1 chromosome 10, aSpeBom1.2.pri, whole genome shotgun sequence. Encoded proteins:
- the FAAP24 gene encoding Fanconi anemia core complex-associated protein 24, coding for MSATQGTPVRVGASVVPYGHIIASEKWRGTELSHHLQGKITLVFEDGLGLVDFHLSSRTCALYVSEADIIAGSTFKRRIVRFREACNLKGIIIIEKTRLSDQYYPPIQNFVALELGMTILPVTDQSEAAQLIAHLVHERSNERSSNPFCGGRQFQASEANILQTVQTIPGVGKVKALQLLQRFPSLQRLSAASVSQLEAIVGRSTASRIHAFFTQT